The Lytechinus variegatus isolate NC3 chromosome 1, Lvar_3.0, whole genome shotgun sequence nucleotide sequence gaagaaaggaaaggaaaaggatgaaatatgatagtATTTTTGGGGTATTATGTAAAGATCTGTCCAAAAATAGATTATTGTATTAAAACgtcattttttgttcaatcgCTTCGGTCGTTCACATCTCTTAAGACATCCTGCCCCATACGCCATGTCTGGccctttattattttaatatttattcattattattatcttttttgagggaggggggggggcttactcCGCCATTGGTAAGGAATTTGGTTTGCATTAGATTATATATCGCCAGCTCCAGTGAACAATTTATTCTCTATAGTTGATTTATGCCGCGTTGGATCCCGAACGGCACTCAAAGATTGTAAATAGTAGCCCAAATCGTATAATTATCTGAAAATGAGTAAAAGATCTTCATTTTGTTAGGTATAAAGTATATTCAATCCCACCGTAGTTTTATAGAGCGCCTCATATTTAGACACATAAAATTATTGTATCGTCTTAATTTGTTCATATCTACTTGTGATCGAAATGGAACTTGACCATGGTGTATTCCTATTAGTAAGTTTTAATAActgaatttcacttttaaatgttGCTGTAATGTTAGAGCTATCACCGAGAAGTATTTTGATACATCAATGATGTATTCATGATTATGCAAGCGGAGATATGGCAACTTACACTTCTCCTGAACggttttccccccttttttggtTGCTATTTTACATCGCTCTTTGAATTCGACTGTTAGAAAAAAAGTGATGCCACAATTTGAGGTACTACCTACCTAGCAGTGATCTAGAGGGTCCGTACTAACTACCTATGGTGTGAAACATTTTCTGTGGTGTGGGTTGTACAAACCATCGATTATTGCAATGGGCTCCTTTCTACAATTCTCTCTAACCAATTAGTCCGTGTTCAACGACTACAAAATTGGGCAGCACGATTAATTTTACAGGTTTCCCGTGATCATCCTTCCAACCACTCTTTAATTCTCTTCACTGGCTTCCTTTTAAACGGAGAATTACGTTCAAATTACTCTTGATTGTCTACAAAACATTGAATAAACAGGCTCCACAGTATTTAGGTAACTGCTTGAACCTTTATACACCAACTAGAGCTCTTAGATCGGCCAGTGATCACCTTCGCCTCACATAATTATTCATTAACTCGTACATTAGCTGGTGACAGAACTTTAACGgtgtcggcttcaaaatcctggaattacctgccactaataattagacagtctTCATCATTAGAaatcttcaaaaagtcattaaaatctcatctctttcatactgtgttttttttatttattacatcttatcaattcattgtaagcgcttttggcctaatgggaaaagcgcagtacaaataataagtaataataataataataaaatatatatatatatatataaatttatatacatatgtatgtatatgaatgaaataaaattaggtCAATCAAATGCTATGCAGGGTCAGCAGCTGGAACAGTTCATAAGAGCTGACATAGGTTCCCTTTGGCTAGGTAAATAtgagaaatattttattattataactcCGGCTTACTAACTGAACTatcataaaaaatcatcatgaataATTATGCATTAACTTTTTTGCAGAAATAATAACAGGCTTAATacgaattaattttcatttttcctctGTAGGTGTATTTGCAAATGGATTACAGCGGAGTTATTCTCCTCGTTCACTCACTATGGTTGGCGGCTTGATTGGGTCAGTCTGTGTGATGATCTGCTCTCTCTCCCAGACCAATGTATTCCTGGCagttttccttttcatttcagGTGAGGATTCATTTCTCGAATTGAGCGTTCGGGTGACATCGTGATTCCAAAAATTAAACAATCAGGGTAATATACATTAcctgatttattttattctatctatttattcattttttaacgcACTGCATCACGCAACTTATCATATCTAGCGCCGATTAACGTGCCATATCACGCTCCGATTGACGCGCAGTGCAACGCGCCGCGCTTTATACattaagggggtgttgcaagaaaatatttacaactgatagatcaacgttagcattagcaaatcagattaaacttcttgtatCAAGGAGCAGGTTAgtaatcaatcactaatttgcaattaactgcaagacatatgtttgatttagggaccaaaaaatagacttgcaatttatcgcaagtttcttgcaacaccccataagcCTTCTTTTACCAtgtaatttattgatttttagtatacaaataatgaatatttatgagtgcaatggacagaatacttcatgaggtgaaagatgaaatgatccattcaacgagcCGTAGCTGAGTTGActggatcattcatttcatatttcaccgaatgaagtattctgttcATTGCTcgaatgaaaagaacattcattatttggtttatatcacacctaaaaatatattctttttcatgtgaaatttgtgaatttcgatgcaaaatatGTTCATGCAGTGCGAGCTCGGTCTGTTAATTACTGCGTATACATGCGCACTGCGATTATGAGTGGTTGGTGGTGCCTGCATGCAGTCTGAATGTGCGCGTGCAATAGACAAAATCGCGTGGATCCAAAACTGCACGATGAATTGGATCTAAAATTTACGGCTGATGACTTCATTGTCAGATGGGCTGAATGATCGGTGTTGTcaaaccaatcaaatgacaaggatttATCTAGGTGTTATATAGAGCAAATTGATTAATTCCCACTTGTCCTTATCTCCAGAAAGTATcatcttaattatttttttttacaggaatgGGATACGCAATGACTGTACTCCCCTCTGAAGCCTTAGTTATATGTGTGTTTGGAGACAATTACCTGCTTCCATTCTGCGTAAATGCAATGGGTGGCGGTGTCGGAATGATGATACTGCCATTCTGTGTCCAGAAACTGTTACCTATCTATGGTTGGCGTGGGGCGCTCCTTATTCTTGGGGGATTCAATCTCCACACTGTCGTGTCTGGGGCGTTGTTCCAAGCACAAGTCCCGAAGGAATCAGTCACAGACGGACCGACAGAAAAGGATCAATTGATTTCAACGGTGGCGAATGATCCTCTTGATGACCTGAATGAATGTAGCCATGGCGAAAGCAAACTTGGAAGAGTTTCACTACCTAACCGATGCTGCAGCAATGTGCGGGAATATCTTTTGTCAAACTTCAGGGTGGTCAGAGAATTTCCACTATTGATCTATATGATGATAGCAGCGTTTCTCCATGGTATAACGCACGCTGGTTGGACAATATTCGTTATAGCAAATGCAGAGTTTAAGGGCATTCAAGAAGAAACTGCCGTCTTTCTCTCTATCGCTGGCGGAGTCGGAAACACAATTGGCCGCCTTTTTCCATCTGCCCTTAACATTTGCAACAAAGACTTATTTACTTCTAGAATCTCTTTCCTGGCGTTCGGTGGAGTCGGGGCGGTGCCTCTTTGTTTGAACTCGGTAACGACAAGTTTTCCAGTGCTTATCGTATTTGCCGGCTTCAGCGGTTTGGCATTAGGGGCCAAAGCTGTCTGTAAGAGTGCAGCAACGGTGGACATTGTTTCGGAATCTTCTTCGTCAACTGCCTTGGCTTTCGCATTAGTATGTTCGGGTATGGGAGAACTAGCCGGGGGATGGTTGACAGGTGAGAAATTATTCCTTAAGGCATGTAAGGGAAAGGTCTCGTAGAATAACAGGACAATGCAGAATAGATCGACGCTTAGTAAATGATTGCAATAAACGCCTTTGAGTAATTTTGTCGTTATTTTTTATCAGCAATCCTGTTTTGTTTGAAATTCAGATCAGCAGTCACACTCTCAACACCACACAATAGTTACTCTTGAAATGTTACAACAATGCTACCCTACTGAAGTTTTGCATTTTGAATGGAGTCAGAAGCCTTTGCTACAAAGATTATCTTAATATCATAGATCTATACtgaataaaacagaaattaCATGATTGATATTACATCAACCAAAATTACATGATTACGCCCCCGTACAATTGCAAattcttgttcattttttttgtgttcatTTGGTGATTAATATTCTTTTCTTTGTCCTATCTCTCATACAGGCAAAATCTGGGATGTAACCGGCTCTCTGGAAAtagcttttctttttcttggacTTATTGATATTCTGGGTGTAGTCACTTTGTTGCTTAGTTTAATACACCAGAagttgatgaaaatgaaaagcaagAGCAATAAAATCCAAGcaatgtgattattattatcattattataagtagtagcagtagtagaagtagtagtagtagtagtagtagtagtagtagtagtagtagtagtagtgattgCAATGAATAGCAGGTTAAATGGAATGATAAAATCTTAAGCTTCAAACTACCAATGAGATTGGGATGTAATGCCTTTCTTAAAATTGTTAGTGTGATACTTTGACTTAACAAGTCATAAAAGGGGTCTTGTGCCTTTGACTATCTGCATGCAATACAAGATCATGCTTGCATTTACAACAGCGTCATAATCATGTATTCATTCTTTTCGATATGACATTTAATGCTCCATTACTCAATTCAGTCAAAAATGCATGCTTAACATGCAGCTTTGAGGAAAAAGGACCTTTGAGATAACCCCGAAAACAAATGCTTCTACCAAGGACAATCCACGAATTCGCTGATATGAGTAACGGTAACGCGCATTTTTGTGCCGATGGAACCCCGTGACCTGCGGCATTTCGATAACGACTTTGATGACCTAATAAAATGGACATAAACTGACATTTACGAGTCGTATTAGTTCACCCCGTGACGCTTGTACATCGTAAAATGTTCTCATAAACTTTCGAGAGTTATCGGCCTGGATTCATTTTCCCCAGGGAAGCGTACTCTCACTTATGGAGCTGCGTATAGTATAGCCTTTGCTATGTCAGTGCGAGTAGACAGCACTTTGATAGTGccatcaaaacaaaattataacgCCACTATGATAAATTCAGTGTCGCCTCATATTGCGTGCTTTGCTttccttttatatatatatatatatatatatatatatatatatatatatatatatatatatataatagatTAG carries:
- the LOC121430962 gene encoding monocarboxylate transporter 12-like, encoding MVGGLIGSVCVMICSLSQTNVFLAVFLFISGMGYAMTVLPSEALVICVFGDNYLLPFCVNAMGGGVGMMILPFCVQKLLPIYGWRGALLILGGFNLHTVVSGALFQAQVPKESVTDGPTEKDQLISTVANDPLDDLNECSHGESKLGRVSLPNRCCSNVREYLLSNFRVVREFPLLIYMMIAAFLHGITHAGWTIFVIANAEFKGIQEETAVFLSIAGGVGNTIGRLFPSALNICNKDLFTSRISFLAFGGVGAVPLCLNSVTTSFPVLIVFAGFSGLALGAKAVCKSAATVDIVSESSSSTALAFALVCSGMGELAGGWLTGKIWDVTGSLEIAFLFLGLIDILGVVTLLLSLIHQKLMKMKSKSNKIQAM